A region of Streptomyces sp. TG1A-60 DNA encodes the following proteins:
- a CDS encoding arabinan endo-1,5-alpha-L-arabinosidase: MSRTSRTGARRSTRRTALLAVPAAILLALVPSSASAYPNPGTVTGAIVVHDPTMIRTSSGQYLLYATGGGISNRASTNRIAFSGGADAFSGRPGWWRTYSTVPEAWAPDISYHGGRYLMYYSVSSFGSQKSAIGLATSTTGRPGSWTDQGIVYTSSSSNDYNAIDPNLFVDDDGKWWLSFGSWWTGIKMIQINPSTGKQLSSDTTRYSLAFRPTGTKAVEAPYIVKRNGYYYLFASYDTCCAGTSSTYKVKVGRAARITGPYHDKNGVAMMNNGGTPVLESHGRYIGPGGQSIMKDGDSDLIVYHYYDGQNNGTPKLGINLLNWSSGWPVAY; the protein is encoded by the coding sequence GTGAGCCGCACCTCCCGCACAGGCGCTCGCAGAAGCACCCGCAGAACCGCTCTCCTCGCCGTCCCCGCGGCGATCCTGCTCGCACTCGTCCCGAGCTCGGCGTCCGCGTATCCGAACCCGGGCACCGTCACCGGCGCGATCGTGGTCCACGACCCGACGATGATCCGCACGTCGTCGGGTCAGTACCTGCTGTACGCCACCGGCGGCGGTATCAGCAACCGCGCCTCCACCAACCGCATCGCCTTCAGCGGCGGCGCGGATGCCTTCTCCGGCAGGCCGGGCTGGTGGCGCACCTACTCCACCGTGCCGGAGGCCTGGGCACCCGACATCTCGTACCACGGCGGCAGGTACCTGATGTACTACTCCGTCTCGTCCTTCGGCTCGCAGAAGTCGGCCATCGGGCTGGCGACGTCGACGACCGGCCGGCCGGGCAGCTGGACCGACCAGGGCATCGTCTACACGTCGAGTTCGTCGAACGACTACAACGCCATCGACCCGAACCTCTTCGTGGACGATGACGGCAAGTGGTGGCTGTCCTTCGGCAGCTGGTGGACCGGGATCAAGATGATCCAGATCAACCCGTCGACCGGGAAGCAGCTCTCGTCCGACACCACCCGCTACTCGCTCGCCTTCCGTCCCACCGGCACCAAGGCCGTCGAGGCCCCGTACATCGTCAAACGGAACGGCTACTACTACCTGTTCGCCTCGTACGACACCTGCTGCGCCGGCACCAGCTCCACGTACAAGGTCAAGGTCGGCCGGGCCGCCCGCATCACCGGCCCGTACCACGACAAGAACGGCGTCGCCATGATGAACAACGGCGGTACGCCCGTGCTGGAGTCGCACGGCCGCTACATCGGCCCCGGAGGGCAGTCCATCATGAAGGACGGGGACAGTGACCTGATCGTCTACCACTACTACGACGGCCAGAACAACGGCACTCCGAAGCTCGGCATCAACCTTCTGAACTGGAGCAGCGGATGGCCCGTCGCCTACTGA
- a CDS encoding family 43 glycosylhydrolase produces MARRLLTLLAALLLALSLGQPSASAASFANPVKAQKGADPWISYHNGNYYLVTTSWTDVITIRKSPTLAGLSTAPSVQVWTGDAASRCCNIWAPELHFLNGRWYLYYVAGRNVSDYIPTQRTHVLESSGSDPMGPYTYKNQLNSAWMLDPSVATINGSLYLFGSASGGTQNLVAARMSNPYTVSGSFSTISTPTHNWERSGGTVDEGPEILQRGGRTFLVYSASGCWTPDYKLGQLELTGSNPLAASSWTKKSTPVFQRNDANGVYGPGHHGFFNSPDGTESWIVYHANDSASDGCDNGRTARAQKFTWNSDGTPNLGTPVRLGASSAGPSGEPSSASTTYTVVNRGSGKCLDVSGSSSADGANVRQWTCSGANNQRWRLEDLGDDTHRLVNVASGKVLDTENCSSSDGADLRQWSWLNNTCQRFRFLATSGGYVRIVNQATSKVAEVADCSTADGADVRQWAWLNNNCQQWQLKPA; encoded by the coding sequence ATGGCCCGTCGCCTACTGACCCTGCTGGCGGCCCTCCTGCTCGCGCTGTCCTTGGGCCAGCCCTCGGCGAGCGCCGCCTCCTTCGCCAACCCGGTCAAGGCCCAGAAGGGCGCCGACCCCTGGATCTCGTACCACAACGGCAACTACTACCTGGTGACGACGAGTTGGACCGACGTCATCACCATCCGGAAGTCACCGACACTCGCCGGTCTCTCGACCGCGCCGAGCGTCCAGGTCTGGACGGGTGACGCGGCATCGCGCTGCTGCAACATCTGGGCGCCGGAGCTGCACTTCCTGAACGGCCGCTGGTACCTGTACTACGTCGCGGGCCGGAACGTCTCCGACTACATCCCCACTCAGCGCACCCACGTCCTGGAGAGCTCCGGCTCGGACCCGATGGGTCCGTACACCTACAAGAACCAGCTCAACAGTGCCTGGATGCTCGACCCTAGCGTGGCGACCATCAACGGAAGCCTGTACCTGTTCGGCAGTGCGAGCGGCGGCACGCAGAACCTCGTAGCCGCGCGGATGTCCAACCCGTACACGGTCAGCGGCTCCTTCTCGACGATCTCCACGCCCACGCACAACTGGGAGCGCTCGGGCGGCACGGTCGACGAGGGCCCCGAGATACTCCAGCGGGGCGGTCGTACCTTCTTGGTCTACTCGGCGAGCGGCTGCTGGACGCCCGACTACAAGCTCGGCCAGCTGGAGTTGACCGGTTCCAACCCCCTGGCCGCCTCCTCCTGGACGAAGAAGTCCACGCCGGTCTTCCAGCGCAACGACGCGAACGGTGTCTACGGGCCGGGGCACCACGGCTTCTTCAACTCGCCCGACGGCACCGAGAGCTGGATCGTCTATCACGCCAACGACAGCGCGAGCGACGGCTGCGACAACGGCCGGACCGCGCGGGCGCAGAAGTTCACCTGGAACTCGGACGGTACGCCGAACCTCGGCACGCCGGTGCGGCTCGGCGCCTCGTCCGCCGGGCCCTCGGGAGAGCCGTCGTCCGCCTCGACGACGTACACGGTCGTCAACCGCGGCAGCGGCAAGTGTCTGGATGTGTCCGGGAGTTCGAGCGCCGACGGGGCCAATGTGCGGCAGTGGACGTGCAGCGGCGCCAACAACCAGCGCTGGCGCCTCGAGGACCTGGGCGATGACACCCACCGCCTGGTCAACGTCGCCAGCGGCAAGGTACTGGACACGGAGAACTGCTCCTCGTCCGACGGCGCGGACCTGCGCCAGTGGTCCTGGCTGAACAACACCTGCCAGCGGTTCCGGTTCCTCGCCACGAGCGGCGGCTATGTGCGGATCGTCAATCAGGCCACCAGCAAGGTCGCCGAGGTCGCCGACTGCTCCACGGCCGACGGAGCCGACGTACGACAGTGGGCGTGGCTGAACAACAACTGCCAGCAGTGGCAGCTCAAGCCGGCCTGA
- a CDS encoding alpha/beta hydrolase — MPFTPPLAPRSRGRRRLAVGALVTALFGQLLAGTAVASPSGTAASAKTPPPGRIAWEPCASPSGQGSFECATIKVPVDWKRPGGATVDLALARHLATDPERRIGSLLINPGGPGGSGVGFAFGAPDSFSPELLERFDIVGFDPRGVGLSNPVMCDEDRVAAQGESLYPDSTASFAALRAANRALGENCRALTGRLVDHMDTASVIRDMDAIRVGLGEKRISYYGVSYGTGIGQQYAARYPHRVRAMTLDSNMDHSLDKWHYQKTETVAMEESYGQFADWCARTPSCVLHDRDVRALFDSLYQRAEAGELVLPGDPPYTVTPQDLQSVAFSYMYDPASWFEFAQFLADTDAADPAAGRSVRQRGELTEFAYLPVMCQDYDFDVSSYATLARYERKLARLAPVTRLSSLAWTDLTGCQDWPTKVTNPPHRLRVDGTPPILMTNSRYDVATPHSWGSNAARQIGREAVFLTYDGVGHGDYWLSPCARDAIDTYLLTLKTPRKGAHCPAVWPTGPSAHRQSPSGGLVNPLPGLLGPGAHR; from the coding sequence GTGCCGTTCACCCCCCCACTGGCCCCGCGTTCGAGAGGGCGCAGGCGACTGGCCGTCGGAGCCCTGGTAACAGCGCTGTTCGGCCAGTTGCTCGCCGGGACCGCCGTCGCCTCCCCCTCGGGCACGGCAGCCTCGGCCAAGACCCCGCCGCCCGGGCGCATAGCCTGGGAACCCTGTGCATCACCCTCCGGCCAGGGCTCCTTCGAGTGCGCCACCATCAAGGTGCCCGTGGACTGGAAGCGGCCTGGCGGCGCCACCGTCGACCTGGCCCTCGCCCGCCATCTGGCCACCGATCCCGAGCGCCGCATCGGCTCACTGCTGATCAACCCCGGTGGCCCGGGCGGTTCCGGCGTCGGCTTCGCGTTCGGCGCCCCCGACTCCTTCTCGCCCGAACTGCTGGAGCGTTTCGACATCGTGGGCTTCGACCCGCGCGGTGTCGGCCTCAGCAACCCGGTGATGTGCGACGAGGACCGGGTGGCCGCGCAGGGTGAGTCGCTCTACCCGGACAGCACCGCATCCTTCGCCGCCCTCCGTGCGGCGAACCGCGCGCTCGGCGAGAACTGCCGCGCCCTCACCGGCCGGCTCGTCGACCACATGGACACCGCGAGCGTCATCCGCGACATGGACGCGATCCGCGTCGGCCTCGGCGAGAAGCGGATCAGCTACTACGGCGTCTCCTACGGCACCGGAATCGGCCAGCAGTACGCCGCGCGCTACCCGCACCGCGTCCGCGCGATGACGCTTGACTCGAACATGGATCACAGCCTGGACAAGTGGCACTACCAGAAGACCGAGACCGTCGCGATGGAGGAGTCGTACGGCCAGTTCGCCGACTGGTGCGCCCGTACGCCGTCCTGCGTGCTCCACGACCGTGACGTCCGTGCCCTGTTCGACTCGCTCTACCAGCGCGCCGAAGCCGGTGAGCTGGTCCTGCCGGGCGACCCGCCCTACACCGTCACCCCCCAGGATCTCCAGAGCGTCGCCTTCAGCTACATGTACGACCCGGCCTCCTGGTTCGAGTTCGCCCAGTTCCTGGCCGACACGGACGCCGCCGACCCCGCCGCGGGACGGTCCGTCAGGCAGCGTGGTGAGTTGACGGAGTTCGCGTACCTCCCCGTGATGTGCCAGGACTACGACTTCGACGTGTCCTCGTACGCCACCCTCGCCCGCTACGAACGCAAGCTCGCCCGTCTCGCCCCCGTCACCCGTCTCAGCTCCCTCGCCTGGACCGACCTGACCGGCTGCCAGGACTGGCCGACCAAGGTGACCAACCCGCCGCACCGGCTCCGTGTTGACGGCACCCCGCCGATCCTGATGACCAACAGCCGTTACGACGTGGCCACCCCGCACTCCTGGGGCTCCAACGCGGCCCGTCAGATCGGCCGCGAGGCCGTGTTCCTCACGTACGACGGTGTCGGCCACGGCGACTACTGGCTGAGCCCGTGCGCGCGTGACGCCATCGACACCTACCTCCTCACACTCAAGACCCCTCGCAAGGGCGCCCACTGCCCCGCGGTCTGGCCGACCGGGCCCTCCGCCCATCGGCAGTCGCCGAGCGGTGGTCTCGTCAACCCGCTGCCCGGGCTGCTGGGCCCGGGGGCGCACCGGTGA
- a CDS encoding methyltransferase domain-containing protein, translating into MTRQRDRWTELTGGQAGEEYAQRFARLAESGHDIHGEAAFCAALLKPAARILDAGCGTGRIAIRLAELGHYCTGVDIDPSMLAVARRDAPTQEWFLGDLARLDDLGMNPGFDLALAAGNVIPLLAPGTEPAVVRQLAAALRPGGLLVTGMGLDAAHLPLPEPPVTLAEFDHWCTRAGLTLRQRYATWSGDPFHQGCGYAVSVHSRPTT; encoded by the coding sequence ATGACCAGGCAACGCGATCGTTGGACGGAACTGACAGGCGGACAAGCCGGAGAGGAGTACGCTCAGCGATTCGCGCGGCTCGCCGAATCCGGCCACGACATCCACGGCGAGGCCGCCTTCTGTGCCGCACTGCTGAAGCCCGCCGCCCGGATACTCGACGCCGGCTGCGGCACCGGCCGGATCGCGATCCGACTCGCCGAGCTGGGCCACTACTGCACCGGCGTGGACATCGACCCCTCCATGCTCGCCGTCGCCCGCCGCGACGCCCCCACGCAGGAATGGTTCCTCGGCGACCTGGCCCGTCTGGACGACCTCGGCATGAATCCGGGCTTCGACCTGGCGCTCGCCGCCGGAAACGTCATCCCCCTGCTGGCCCCCGGCACCGAACCAGCCGTCGTCCGGCAGCTGGCCGCCGCACTGCGCCCCGGCGGACTGCTGGTCACGGGCATGGGACTGGACGCGGCACACCTGCCGCTGCCGGAGCCGCCGGTGACCCTTGCGGAGTTCGACCACTGGTGCACCCGGGCCGGACTGACCCTGCGGCAGCGCTACGCCACCTGGAGCGGCGATCCCTTCCACCAAGGCTGCGGCTATGCCGTCAGCGTGCACTCCCGCCCCACCACGTGA
- a CDS encoding (2Fe-2S)-binding protein, with protein MAGGLIAGPSVFGAESAEAAEAPPGSRVSLTVNGKRHTVTVDNRTSLLDLLREHLDLTGSKKGCNAGACGACTVLVDGRRVNSCLTLAVRLDGAEVTTIEGLAKGDRLHPLQQAFIDQDAFQCGFCTSGQIMSGVGCVKEGHTGSPEEIREFMSGNICRCGCYVKIVRAVEQTARGK; from the coding sequence GTGGCGGGCGGCCTGATAGCGGGCCCGTCCGTGTTCGGCGCCGAGTCCGCGGAGGCCGCCGAGGCGCCGCCCGGCAGCCGCGTCTCCCTGACCGTCAACGGCAAGCGGCACACCGTCACGGTCGACAACCGGACCTCGCTGCTGGACCTGCTGCGCGAACACCTCGACCTGACCGGCTCGAAGAAGGGCTGCAACGCCGGTGCCTGCGGCGCCTGCACCGTCCTGGTCGACGGCCGCCGGGTCAACTCCTGCCTGACGCTGGCGGTCCGGCTGGACGGCGCCGAGGTCACCACCATCGAAGGCCTGGCCAAGGGAGACCGACTGCACCCGCTGCAGCAGGCGTTCATCGACCAGGACGCCTTCCAGTGCGGCTTCTGTACCTCCGGCCAGATCATGTCCGGTGTCGGCTGCGTCAAGGAGGGGCACACCGGCTCACCGGAGGAGATCCGGGAGTTCATGAGCGGCAACATCTGCCGCTGCGGCTGCTACGTGAAGATCGTGCGCGCGGTCGAGCAGACCGCCCGCGGGAAATGA
- a CDS encoding xanthine dehydrogenase family protein subunit M, translated as MHPFSYTKAASTRQALDAGRDGGRYIAGGTTLVDLMRETVERPETLVDISALPLREITVAKRGGLRIGALVRMADAAAHRGVRALYPVVSEALELSASAQLRNMATIGGNIMQRTRCTYFRDVSADCNKREPGSGCAALHGVNRTHAILGTSDDCVATHPSDVAVAFAALEATVHILGPAGERTVPFADFLLKPGSTPRREQALRKGELITAVEVPALPRPLKSGYLKVRDRQSYEFALTSAAVALHIRGGVIREAKVAAGGVGTVPWKLTAVERQLVGQRPSNALWAKAAKRAADGARPLQHNRFKVELLKRTIERQLRVVGGGK; from the coding sequence ATGCACCCCTTCTCCTACACCAAAGCCGCCAGCACCCGGCAAGCCCTCGACGCGGGCCGCGACGGCGGCCGGTACATCGCCGGCGGCACCACGCTGGTCGACCTGATGCGCGAGACCGTCGAACGCCCCGAGACGCTGGTCGACATCAGCGCCCTGCCCCTGCGCGAGATCACGGTCGCCAAGCGCGGGGGCCTGCGCATCGGCGCGCTGGTGCGGATGGCCGATGCCGCTGCCCACCGGGGAGTGCGCGCCCTGTATCCGGTCGTCTCCGAGGCGCTGGAGCTGAGCGCGTCCGCGCAGCTGCGTAACATGGCGACCATCGGCGGCAACATCATGCAGCGCACCCGCTGCACCTACTTCCGCGACGTGAGCGCCGACTGCAACAAGCGCGAGCCGGGATCCGGTTGCGCGGCCCTGCACGGCGTCAACCGCACCCACGCCATCCTCGGCACCTCCGACGACTGCGTGGCCACCCACCCCTCCGACGTCGCCGTGGCCTTCGCCGCCCTGGAAGCGACCGTGCACATCCTCGGCCCGGCCGGGGAGCGGACCGTGCCCTTCGCCGACTTCCTGCTCAAGCCGGGCAGCACACCCCGTCGTGAACAGGCCCTGCGCAAGGGTGAGTTGATCACCGCTGTCGAGGTTCCGGCCCTTCCGCGTCCGCTGAAGTCGGGCTACCTGAAGGTGCGCGACCGGCAGTCCTACGAGTTCGCGCTCACCTCTGCGGCCGTCGCGCTGCACATCCGCGGCGGAGTGATCCGCGAAGCGAAGGTGGCCGCCGGAGGCGTGGGCACCGTCCCCTGGAAGCTCACCGCCGTCGAGCGGCAGCTCGTCGGGCAGCGGCCGTCGAACGCCCTGTGGGCAAAGGCGGCCAAGCGGGCGGCGGACGGGGCCCGGCCCCTCCAACACAACCGTTTCAAGGTCGAGTTGCTCAAACGGACCATCGAGCGCCAACTGCGCGTCGTAGGAGGTGGCAAGTGA
- a CDS encoding XdhC/CoxI family protein, producing MLNIADTLSRWCREARPFALATVIQVSGSAPLPPGTALAVDTDGKAVGSISGGCVEGAVYELCRQVLEPGEPPQRAWFGYSDDDAFAVGLTCGGELEVLVQRVDPADQPHLSTALEEVTSGRPVAVAQVVDGPQRLLGRTLSVFGGGSAYDGTLGSRQEDRAVAARVRALLRAGRTARFEVGGDADTCPEKLTLLVHTHAAPPRMLIFGAVDFAAALSQTGRFLGYHVTVCDARPVFATHARFPHAEEVVVDWPHRYLEATEVDARTAICVLTHDAKFDIPLLRLALDLPAGYIGAMGSRRTHEHRLERLREAGVSDEHLARLHSPIGLDLGAHTPEETAISITAEIIAHTHNGTGLPLSRVPGPIHGSVPVARVSSPGALLAA from the coding sequence ATGCTGAACATCGCGGACACGCTGTCCCGCTGGTGCCGCGAAGCCCGCCCCTTCGCGCTCGCCACCGTCATCCAGGTCAGCGGCAGCGCACCCCTGCCACCCGGCACCGCACTGGCCGTGGACACCGACGGCAAGGCGGTCGGCAGCATCTCCGGAGGATGCGTGGAAGGCGCCGTCTACGAGCTGTGCAGGCAGGTGCTGGAGCCGGGCGAACCCCCGCAGCGGGCCTGGTTCGGCTACTCCGACGACGACGCCTTCGCCGTGGGCCTGACCTGCGGCGGCGAGCTGGAGGTCCTGGTCCAGCGCGTCGACCCCGCCGACCAGCCCCACTTGTCCACCGCCCTGGAAGAGGTGACGTCCGGTCGGCCCGTCGCCGTGGCACAGGTGGTGGACGGGCCGCAGCGTCTTCTCGGCCGCACCCTGTCCGTGTTCGGGGGCGGCAGCGCGTACGACGGGACACTGGGCAGCCGGCAGGAGGACCGGGCGGTGGCGGCACGGGTCCGCGCGCTGCTGCGGGCAGGCCGGACCGCCCGCTTCGAGGTCGGTGGGGATGCCGACACCTGCCCGGAGAAGCTGACGCTCCTGGTCCACACCCACGCGGCGCCGCCCCGCATGCTGATCTTCGGCGCCGTCGACTTCGCCGCCGCCCTCAGCCAGACCGGACGCTTCCTCGGCTACCACGTCACCGTCTGCGACGCCCGCCCCGTCTTCGCCACCCACGCCCGCTTCCCACACGCCGAAGAGGTCGTCGTCGACTGGCCCCACCGCTACCTGGAAGCCACAGAAGTCGACGCCCGCACCGCCATCTGCGTCCTCACCCACGACGCCAAGTTCGACATCCCGCTGCTGCGCCTGGCCCTCGACCTCCCGGCCGGCTACATCGGCGCGATGGGGTCCCGTCGTACCCACGAACACCGCCTGGAACGTCTGCGTGAGGCCGGCGTGTCCGATGAGCACCTCGCACGCCTGCACTCACCGATCGGACTGGACCTCGGCGCCCACACCCCCGAGGAGACAGCGATCTCCATCACCGCCGAGATCATCGCCCACACCCACAACGGCACGGGCCTGCCCCTGTCCCGCGTGCCCGGTCCCATCCACGGTTCCGTCCCTGTGGCCCGGGTGTCGTCACCAGGCGCGCTCCTGGCCGCATGA
- the moaA gene encoding GTP 3',8-cyclase MoaA, translating into MLIDTHGRVATDLRVSLTDRCNLRCTYCMPEEGLRWLSKPDLLTDDEIVRLIDIAVRLLGIAEARFTGGEPLLRPGLVGIIERVAALDPRPQMSLTTNGIGLKRTATALKAAGLDRVNVSLDTLRPDVFRTLTRRDRHQEVLDGIAAARAVGLTPVKVNSVLMPALNDDEAPDLLSWAMEHSYELRFIEQMPLDAQHGWKREAMVTAGDVLASLRTRFDLTPEGNEERGPAPAERWVVNGGPHRVGIIASVTRPFCAACDRTRLTADGQVRTCLFAREETDLRIALRSGAPDEEIARIWRVAMWGKKAASGLDEPSFLQPDRPMSAIGG; encoded by the coding sequence GTGCTCATCGACACCCACGGCCGGGTGGCCACCGACCTGAGGGTCTCACTGACCGACCGGTGCAACCTGCGCTGCACGTACTGCATGCCCGAGGAGGGCCTGCGGTGGCTGTCCAAGCCCGACCTGCTCACCGACGACGAGATCGTCCGCCTCATCGACATCGCCGTCCGTCTCCTCGGCATCGCAGAGGCCCGCTTCACCGGTGGCGAGCCCTTGCTTCGCCCCGGCCTGGTCGGCATCATCGAGCGGGTCGCCGCCCTCGACCCGCGCCCCCAGATGTCCCTCACCACCAACGGCATCGGCCTCAAGCGCACGGCGACGGCCCTGAAGGCCGCGGGCCTGGACCGGGTCAACGTCTCCCTGGACACCCTCCGCCCGGACGTCTTCAGGACCTTGACCCGCCGGGACCGTCACCAGGAGGTGCTCGACGGCATCGCAGCGGCCCGCGCGGTGGGCCTGACGCCGGTGAAGGTCAACTCCGTCCTGATGCCCGCCCTCAATGACGACGAGGCCCCCGATCTCCTCTCCTGGGCCATGGAGCACAGCTACGAGCTGCGGTTCATCGAGCAGATGCCCCTCGACGCCCAGCACGGCTGGAAGCGCGAGGCCATGGTGACCGCGGGCGACGTTCTCGCCTCGCTGCGCACCCGCTTCGATCTCACCCCCGAGGGCAACGAGGAGCGCGGCCCCGCCCCGGCCGAGCGCTGGGTCGTGAACGGCGGGCCGCACCGCGTCGGCATCATCGCCTCGGTCACCCGACCCTTCTGCGCGGCCTGCGACCGCACCCGCCTGACCGCCGACGGCCAGGTACGCACCTGCCTCTTCGCCCGCGAGGAGACCGACCTGCGCATCGCACTCCGCTCGGGCGCCCCCGACGAGGAGATCGCGCGGATCTGGCGTGTGGCGATGTGGGGCAAGAAGGCGGCTTCAGGCCTGGACGAACCCTCGTTCCTGCAGCCGGACCGCCCCATGTCGGCCATCGGCGGCTGA
- a CDS encoding molybdenum cofactor biosynthesis protein MoaE produces the protein MAVQETHEHPGEQAHPQPIRLMAIRQTPLCLDEVFQAVGDEAAGGIALFVGTVRNHDAGADVDGLGYSCHPTAEAEMMRIAEKVVADYPVRALAAVHRVGELAVGDTAVVVAVACPHRGEAFEACRKLIDDLKHEVPIWKHQSFSDGTDAWVGA, from the coding sequence ATGGCGGTCCAGGAAACACACGAGCACCCCGGTGAACAGGCGCACCCCCAGCCGATCAGGCTGATGGCGATACGGCAGACACCGCTCTGCCTCGACGAGGTCTTCCAGGCTGTCGGCGACGAGGCGGCGGGCGGGATCGCACTGTTCGTCGGCACGGTGCGCAACCATGACGCGGGCGCGGACGTGGACGGCCTGGGGTACTCGTGCCACCCGACGGCCGAGGCCGAGATGATGCGGATCGCTGAGAAGGTCGTGGCGGATTACCCGGTGCGTGCCCTCGCCGCGGTGCACCGGGTCGGGGAACTCGCGGTGGGAGACACGGCGGTCGTGGTCGCCGTGGCGTGTCCGCACCGGGGAGAGGCCTTCGAAGCCTGCAGGAAACTGATCGACGACCTCAAGCACGAGGTGCCCATCTGGAAGCACCAGAGCTTCTCGGACGGAACCGATGCGTGGGTGGGGGCGTAG
- a CDS encoding TetR family transcriptional regulator, with amino-acid sequence MTESARPSAPSAGKPTGLRERVRATVCAEVVEVAHRLFTEQGFDRTTVDQIAAEVGLSRATLFRYFGTKEDIVLSRLEDSGRQIAEELATRPESERPWEALRRAFDVLMHRIAEAPEQALRYLRMLNETPSLRARHFEKQLYWRELMVPEIARRLGAGPGDLEDPRPRALVAAALACLDAAMTVWVACEGEVPMSVLLDRAMGALGE; translated from the coding sequence ATGACCGAATCCGCACGACCTTCCGCCCCGTCCGCAGGCAAGCCGACCGGCTTGCGAGAGCGCGTGCGTGCGACGGTTTGCGCGGAGGTGGTCGAGGTGGCGCACCGGCTCTTCACCGAGCAGGGATTCGACCGGACGACGGTTGATCAGATCGCCGCCGAGGTGGGATTGTCACGGGCCACCCTCTTCCGGTACTTCGGGACCAAGGAAGACATCGTCCTGAGCCGCCTGGAGGACTCCGGCCGCCAGATCGCGGAAGAGCTTGCCACACGTCCCGAGAGCGAGCGCCCCTGGGAGGCGCTGCGCCGGGCGTTCGACGTCCTCATGCACAGAATCGCGGAGGCGCCCGAGCAGGCGCTCAGGTACCTGCGCATGCTCAATGAGACTCCGTCGCTGCGCGCCCGGCACTTCGAGAAGCAGCTGTACTGGCGGGAGCTGATGGTGCCGGAGATCGCCCGGCGTCTCGGAGCCGGTCCCGGCGATCTCGAGGACCCTCGTCCGAGGGCACTGGTCGCTGCCGCGCTCGCTTGCCTGGACGCAGCCATGACGGTCTGGGTGGCCTGTGAGGGCGAGGTTCCGATGTCCGTGCTGCTTGATCGCGCGATGGGTGCCCTCGGGGAATAG
- a CDS encoding acyl-CoA dehydrogenase family protein: protein MSGAKPMKDPLDLLDISSTLTDEEREIQATVAKFLADRVRPYIGEWFENAHFARELAPELGKLGVLGMHLEGHGCAGTNAVSYGLACLELEAADSGFRSFVSVQGSLSMFSIWKWGSEEQKLQWLPRLAAGEAIGCFGLTEPDFGSNPAGMRTRAVRDDGDWILNGSKMWITNGGIADVATVWAQTEDGVRGFLVPRGTPGFTTQDIKQKMSLRASVTSELYFDNVRLPDSARLPLAEGLRGPLACLNEARFGILFGAVGAARDCIQAAIQYADSRVQFDKPISAFQLTQKKLADMSVSVGNAALLAVHLGRLKDQHRIRPEQISVGKLNNVREAIAIARECRTVLGANGISLEYSPLRHANNLESVLTYEGTSEMHTLVVGQALTGQAAFR, encoded by the coding sequence ATGAGCGGCGCCAAGCCGATGAAGGACCCCCTCGACCTGCTCGACATCTCCTCCACCCTCACCGACGAGGAACGCGAGATCCAGGCCACCGTCGCCAAGTTCCTCGCCGACCGGGTGCGCCCGTACATCGGCGAGTGGTTCGAGAACGCCCACTTCGCCCGCGAACTCGCCCCCGAGCTAGGGAAGTTGGGTGTTCTGGGAATGCATCTCGAAGGCCACGGCTGTGCCGGGACGAACGCGGTCAGCTACGGCCTCGCCTGTCTGGAGCTGGAGGCGGCGGACTCCGGCTTCCGCAGCTTCGTCTCCGTTCAGGGCTCGCTGTCGATGTTCTCCATCTGGAAGTGGGGTTCGGAGGAGCAGAAGCTTCAGTGGCTGCCCCGGCTCGCCGCCGGTGAGGCGATCGGCTGCTTCGGCCTGACCGAGCCCGACTTCGGCAGCAACCCCGCCGGGATGCGCACCAGAGCCGTGCGTGACGACGGCGACTGGATCCTGAACGGCTCCAAGATGTGGATCACCAACGGCGGCATCGCCGATGTGGCCACCGTCTGGGCGCAGACCGAGGACGGAGTCCGGGGCTTCCTCGTACCGCGCGGAACACCGGGCTTCACCACCCAGGACATCAAGCAGAAGATGTCCCTGCGCGCCTCCGTCACCTCGGAGCTGTACTTCGACAACGTACGGCTGCCCGACTCGGCGCGACTGCCGCTCGCGGAGGGCCTGCGCGGACCGCTGGCCTGCCTGAACGAGGCCCGCTTCGGCATCCTGTTCGGCGCGGTCGGCGCTGCCCGCGACTGCATCCAGGCGGCCATCCAATACGCCGACTCCCGCGTGCAGTTCGACAAGCCGATCAGCGCCTTCCAGCTCACGCAGAAGAAGCTCGCCGACATGAGCGTGTCCGTGGGCAACGCCGCGCTGCTCGCCGTGCACCTGGGCCGGCTCAAGGACCAGCACCGCATCCGGCCCGAGCAGATCAGCGTCGGCAAGCTCAACAACGTGCGAGAAGCGATCGCCATCGCGCGGGAGTGCCGCACCGTCCTGGGAGCCAACGGCATCTCCCTGGAGTACTCGCCGCTGCGCCACGCCAACAACCTGGAGTCCGTCCTGACCTACGAAGGCACCAGTGAGATGCACACCCTGGTCGTGGGACAGGCGCTCACCGGCCAGGCGGCGTTCCGCTGA